One Salvia splendens isolate huo1 chromosome 12, SspV2, whole genome shotgun sequence genomic window carries:
- the LOC121757068 gene encoding dentin sialophosphoprotein-like, whose amino-acid sequence MYRQSSSRNQRSKGVKVKNVLQVCLLLAVCCWLLYQVKHSHDKKAEFDETNAKRSLQKTSRDDLISLGRKDIRPRVDDMDSKSEIHDETSEEDETAEELEEEKHDEDDPEDKKVDERDDDEEGGRDDEREEHEQEKSDAEVDREHGLVDGGEREDGEENETQETDFEGHAQTENETTVDDTDRDTKDRSAHEAHEEHYKADDASSAVTENENEKVENSKENKSEETYKSENMKDSEVDGSEAAGDVHQPNVTATSVKDDTLHDPENGSTPNNAITEGYTDHLISNSTTTDVTIENSTLPLDNATESKSELGTERTSVEGSDSKTVDPEEANKSTLNVDNTRLDSNSTGSTDTNEAESLPEDFLNNSIDSSVSYDSRLEASHVEEDNTTEEKTEFDGEISDTSDGTDESSDSTPTDNAEEEVQEDAIDISDTSDSLEEKDTRVDLDTLPEIQTEASNSKDVAAE is encoded by the coding sequence ATGTATAGACAATCATCGAGCAGGAACCAAAGATCCAAAGGGGTCAAGGTTAAGAATGTGCTGCAAGTTTGTTTGCTGCTTGCTGTTTGCTGTTGGTTGCTATACCAAGTTAAACATTCCCATGACAAGAAGGCAGAATTTGATGAAACTAATGCCAAAAGGTCGCTTCAAAAAACAAGTCGTGACGATCTTATAAGTCTTGGAAGGAAAGATATCCGTCCTCGAGTAGATGACATGGACTCTAAGAGTGAGATTCATGATGAAACATCAGAAGAAGATGAAACTGCTGAAGAATTAGAGGAAGAGAAGCATGATGAAGATGATCCAGAAGACAAGAAGGTCGATGAGAGGGATGACGACGAGGAAGGAGGTAGAGATGATGAAAGAGAAGAGCACGAACAAGAGAAATCTGATGCCGAAGTTGATAGGGAACATGGTTTGGTGGATGGTGGGGAGAGGGAAGATGGTGAGGAGAATGAAACTCAAGAAACAGATTTTGAAGGTCATGCCCAAACAGAGAATGAAACGACTGTTGACGATACTGACCGTGATACGAAAGATAGGAGTGCCCACGAAGCACATGAGGAACATTACAAGGCAGATGACGCTTCTAGTGCTGTAACTGAAAATGAGAACGAAAAAGTGGAGAACTCGAaagagaataagagtgaagaaACTTATAAAAGTGAGAACATGAAAGACTCGGAGGTGGATGGCAGTGAGGCAGCTGGAGATGTCCATCAACCAAACGTCACAGCCACTTCAGTCAAGGATGATACGTTACACGACCCTGAGAATGGCTCTACTCCTAATAATGCAATAACAGAAGGATACACTGATCATTTGATTAGTAATAGCACAACTACTGATGTTACGATAGAGAACTCGACGTTGCCCTTAGATAATGCAACAGAGAGCAAGTCTGAGTTAGGCACCGAGCGTACATCTGTAGAAGGATCTGACTCTAAAACTGTTGATCCTGAGGAGGCCAATAAGTCTACCTTAAATGTAGACAATACTCGTTTGGACTCTAATTCAACAGGTTCTACTGATACAAACGAGGCAGAATCACTTCCCGAGGATTTCTTGAATAATAGTATAGACTCTTCTGTATCATACGATTCAAGGTTAGAGGCTTCACATGTAGAAGAGGACAACACTACAGAAGAGAAAACTGAATTTGATGGTGAGATATCAGATACAAGTGATGGCACAGATGAAAGCTCGGATTCTACACCAACTGATAACGCTGAAGAAGAAGTTCAAGAGGATGCTATTGATATATCTGATACTTCCGATTCCTTGGAGGAGAAAGATACTCGAGTGGATCTCGACACACTCCCTGAGATACAAACAGAGGCGAGCAATAGCAAAGATGTTGCTGCAGAGTGA